Below is a genomic region from Glaciihabitans sp. INWT7.
TGCCACCGCCAGTAACGCCACGACCAGCCAGAACGCGTTCAGGAGGCCGACTGCTTCTGACAAGCTGCCGATGATGGGTGGGCCGGCCAGGTTGGCGAGGTAGCCGATTGAGGCGACTGCGCTGACTCTGGCGGCCCCGTTCGGGCCGCTCTCGGCTGCCGCCGACATTCCGAGGGGAAACCCCATGGAGACGCCCACCGCCCACAGCACTACCCCGGTCAACACCAACCACACAGGGCCGCCGAGGATGAAGATCACCAGGCCCACAACCCCGATGGCGGTCGTCAGCCGGATGGTCGCCACCCGGCCGATTCGATCAACGACGGGACCGCCGGCAACCCGGGCGGCCGTTTCGGAGATCGCGAAGACGGTGAAGAACAATGCCGCGATCGTCTCGGTTTGCCCGTGACCGTCGCTGGCTGAGAGTGACAGCCAACTGTTCGCCGTGCCCTCGCCGAGTTCGGCGCCGAGCATGACGAGGCCGATCAAAAGAAGGCGCGGGTCAAGGAGTCTCCGCACCGATTGTCCCAGGCGCACCCACCATGAGGTGCCGGCCGAGGGGTCGAGCGGTGCCGCCTCTGCGGTAGGAACGTGTAGGTATCGGGTGGCGCCAAGACCCACGATGGCAATGAGGGCAGCCTCTGCGAGGAATTGCCACACGAAGTCGATACTGAGGGCTGCCGCGGCGGCGCCGATCCCGGATCCGACGACGGCTCCAGCGGACCAGGCGGCATGCAGGAGAGGCATCAAGGTTTTGTCGGCGGCCTTTTCCACCGCGGCACCTTGAACGTTGATCATGACGTCGAAGCTTCCGACGCCCAAGCCCACGACGATGAACCCGACGGCGGTGGCAGGCACCGACGCGGCGAATCCCGCGCCAGAACCCACGATGGCGATCCCGGTGGCGATAAGGATCGCGGCGCTTCCGATAGCTCTCTTCGGACCCAGACGCGCCAGAACGTGCGACGACAGTGCAACACCGGTGATCGAACCGATTGTGACTCCCGCCAAGGCGAGACCGACAAGACCGTCTCCGATGTTCAGGGAGTCTCGAATGCTCAGCAGACGGGGGCCCCAGGTCGCGAGCGCGATACCGCCGAGGGCGAAGAGCACCATGACCGCATTTCGCCACGAAGGAACGTCCGGCGATGAAACGGAAAGGGGATTGGTTTGATTACCGTGAACGTTCACGGTTAGGACGCTATCAGAGTGACAGAGGGGTCGTCCAGCCCAGCGGTGCGGGCATTTGAAGTCTGTTGCCTAGTCGCTCAGCCAGAGTGCCGCAGCGTGAGTGTGAGGGGCACGGCGCTGATGGTGGACGAAGTTCCTTGAGGAGAGTCGTCGTGTAGGGCACTAGCGAGAGCGGTCAAAGCAGACGAGGCGAGCCGCGATTTGTCGATAGCGAGGGTGCTCAGCTCCGGGGTTACTGCACGCCCCATGGCCAACCCGTCGATTCCGATGACGGCGATGTCGCTGGGCACGTTCTTGCCCGCTGCGGCGAGGGCTTTAAGGGCACCAAAGGCCATGATGTCGTTATAGACCAGGAGTGCGTCGACGCCGGGCCAGCCTGCCAGCACGTCGCGGGCTGCTCGAGCGCCGCCGTCCAGAGATTCCTCGCCCGCGAACTCTGGCCGGTCAAAGCCCGGAAGACCCATCGCCTCAACGTAATGGCGATAGAGGTTCAGCCTGTCGCGGGGACCTTCCGTGGAGTTGATGAATGCAATGTTCCTCCGCCCAGTTCCATGCAGGTGGTGGAGGGCCTCGGCCATCGCGGGGGCGAGGTCCAGCACGACGCGAGCGTCAAGGCGTGGATGTTCGGGTCCGTCCAGCATGACGATCGGAATTCGAAGCCCCGCGCCTTCTAAGACGTCTTCGGGAAGAAGGGACAGGGTGTCGCTGCGGCACCCGGTGAGTAAAACCGCGTCGACTCCGAGCACCATGGAGGCCACTTGTGCGCGGCCACGGATCGGGTCTGAGCCGACGTCGCAGAGCAGCAAGCTCCAGTCCCGTTCAGCGGCCTGGCGAGAAAGGATCGATGCTAGTTCCGCGAAGTAGGGGTTGCTGAGGTCATCGATGATCAGCCCCACTGTCGTCCGGCGTCCCTGGACCAGACTCTGCGCAGCCCGGTTGGGGCGGTAGTTCAAGGTTCGGGCGGCCGCGATGACGCGCTGTTTTGTGGACGGTTTCACGTCGGCGAGATCGTTCAGTGCACGAGTCACCGTCTGGCGAGAGACCCCCGCAAGCTCGGCCACGTCGATGATTGTGGCCCGAGGGGACGATGAAGGCATACGGCGAGGCTACTTCCCCTTTCGAGATCACCGCTCGCTCCACAGATTTTGGCCCGGCCCCACAGTTCTACAGACCACCGCGCCGGGTGGTCGCTGGTTTCCCAGAGCCATCGCTGAATGCAACCGACGCCGTCGCGCTGCGGTTCTGTCTGCACAGTGTTGTCCGTCCATGGACACCACGCTCATCGATAAGGGCGGTCCCCTGCGGTGAAGGTAGTGAATGCAGGCAAGATGCGCATCGGCACGCCGATGTCCGGGGCAGACGTCTGGCCAAAGCCGATCGCGATGCGTCGAAGGACGCCTCGCGTGTAAGAATCGCTTGCCCAGTCATTCCGAGAAGCGCGTCACGCGTCGAGCGGTAGTCGCCATCGCAGGCGGCTTTGCGTCGCGGTGATTTTTCGCTCCGCCGCGCGCGAGAGTCGTTCGGGAGTCGGTTCTACAGACTAGGCCGCATTCTTAGCGAGGATCGTCTCGAGCTGAGCCACAACGAGGTCGGGCCTGGTGAGGAACGGATGATGACCTGTGGGGATTTCGGCGAAACGTGTCGCCCGGGCGGCGTGGAAGCGTTGCAGCTCGAGTGATGTGCTGCGGTCGTCGCCGCAGATGAGGTAGGTAGAGTCGATATTCTTCCAGCCCGCTTGGGACGTGGGTGTTGCAAACGCTTCGACTCTCTGAGGGGTTACGCGGCGCCACGCTTCCTCCTGGGTCGAACGGTCCCCATCCTGCAAGAACCGCGCGCCGAAGGACACGGCATCGTATCCGGCGATACCGATCAGCCCGGCGCTGACCTCATCGACAGTGACCGGGTTTTGTTCTCCGCTCATGATCGCGCCCTGCGACTGTCCCACCTCCGGCAGATACGAGGAGATGTACAGCAGGTTCGAAACAGACGGGTGGCTCCCCGCCTCAGCGAGGACTGTTCCGCCGTAGGAGTGACAGACCACAATCGCAGCGCCGAGCCGATCGAGCTCGCGGCGAAGAGCCTCGGCGTCTGCGACGAGCCCCCCGGCAGCCTCATCCGGATCCCCTTCGCCACACGACGGCAAAGCGACCGCTCGACTCAAGACCCCCGTTCGTTTTTGCAGGAGGTCGGCCGTCACGCGCCACCACCATGCCCCCTCTCGCACCAAGGCACCGTGCACGAAGATGACATCCATTTTGTTTTCCTTTTTCGATGAGAGTCACATTCAACGGTACACGTAGCGATCGTTACGTGAAAAGATCGTCTCATGGGCCGACACCAGCAGCCGGAGATCGCCGACCGGCTCCTCGATCAATGCACCGACCACGCCCTCGCGCACGGCCTTCCCGACCGCCTTGCGCCGTTTGTCCACGCAACCGGAGCATCCTCGCGCATGCTGCTGTATCACTTCGGCTCGCGAGACGAATTGTTCCTCGCCGTCCTCCGCCACGCCCGGCAGCGGCAGCTCGCCAGCTTCGGGGACCTCTTGCGCGTCGTACCAGACGAGGATTACACGGCCACGCTCGGTAGGGCGTGGGGGAGCATGACCGGCCCGGATGGGCAGTCGTTCCTTCGTATGTTTGGGCAGCTGCGCGAGCAGTCCGAGCGCTCTCTCTGGCCGGGTTTTCGGCGACTAGCCACGACCGACTGGCTGGGTCCCGGTCAAGTCCCAGGTAGTGGTGTAGCCGGTTTTCCTTCGAGCTAAGGATTATGCGCTGAGGGCCAGTTCTGGTTCGGTCACCTCGCTTCCGGTGTCGGGGACGAGGGTGAGGCGGGATTTGGCGAGGATGTCGAGGCCGAGGTAGCGGCGGCCTTCGGCCCATTCATCGGTCTGTTCGGCGAGGACGGCGCCGACGAGGCGGGTGATCGCGTCTCTGTTGGGGAAGATCCCAACGCTGTCGGTGCGGCGACGGATTTCTCTGTTGAGGCGCTCGTTGGGGTTGTTCGACCAGATCTGCTGCCAGAGTCCTTCGGGGAAGGTGGTGAACGCGAGGATGTCCGCTCTGGCGTTGTCGAGGTGTTCGTGGGCGTCGGGGAGTTTCCCGTCGACGTAGTCCAAGAGCCGGTCGAATTGGGCGTGAACGGCGTCAGCGTCGGGTTGGTCGTAAACGGAGTGGAGCATCGCTTTCACGGCCGGCCAAAGACTCTTCGGGGTCACACTCATCAGGTTCGCGGCGTAGTGGGTGCGGCAGCGTTGCCAGCTCGCTCCGGGCAGGTTCGCAGCGATCGCTTCGACCAGGCCGCGGTGGGCGTCGGAGGTGACGAGTCGGACTCCGGTCAGGCCGCGTGCAACGAGATCGGCGAAGAACGTGTTCCATGCCGGGCCGGTCTCCGAGGTGGCGACTTTGAGGCCGAGGACTTCGCGGCGCCCGTCGGCGTTGACCCCGGTCGCGACGAGCACGACCGCGTTGATGACCCGGCCACCCTCCCGGACCTTCATGGTCAACGCGTCGGCGGCGACGAACGTGAACGGGCCCGCATCCCCCAACGGACGGTGACGGAACTCGTTCACGTGCTCGTCGAGCTCCGCGGCCATCCGAGACACCTGCGATTTCGATAACGAGTGGATCCCGAGCGTCTTGACGAGCTTGTCCATGCGGCGGGTCGAAACGCCGGCGAGGTAGCAGTCCGCGACGACCGTGATCAGCGCAGTCTCGGCCCGTTTGCGGCGCTCGAGGAGCCATTCCGGGAAATACGTTCCCGAGCGTAGCTTCGGGATAGCGACGTCGATCGTCCCGGCCCGGGTATCGAGGTCACGATGCCGGTAACCGTTCCGTTGGGCGGTGCGATCGGGGCTGGCCTTGCCCCACTCGGCACCAATCACCGCGTCGGCATCCGCCGAGAGCAGCGCATTGATCATGGTTTGCAGCAGGCTGCGCATCAGATCGGGGGACGCATCGGTGAGGGCTTCGCCAAGAAGGCGTGCAGGGTCGACAATATGTGGAGCGGTCATCGTGATGATGCCTTTCGAGTAGAGGTAAGAGACTTCTCGAAGGTCTCACACGGTGACCGCGCTTACGTCTCGCGACGAGCCGGCCACCAGGAGTTACACCACTTTATGGGGCACTACTTGGGTCCCCTCGAGGAAGGCCTGGCATCCATCGGCCGGGCGGGGTCATCGACGCTGGTCCTCGCGGTCATTCGGGGGCTGATGATGGATCTTGACGCCACCGCTGAGGTCGCCCGCGTGGACCAGGCCTTTCATGAAATGCTGCGCAGCCTCAACCCGGCGGCTCCTGCTCCACCTGGTCGCGGTGCGCTTCTCGAGTTCGATTCTTGACCGGCCGTTCTGGCTCCACAGCTATTGCGCTTGTGGAAGATCGTCAACGCGAATTGGCAGGCAACACCTGCGAATCGTGGCTCCAGATTGATCGCCGTGACCGAATGACCTGCCCGCAACAGATTCGCGATGAGGCGCCTCAATCGTGACGCGGTAGTCGCACCGGATGCGGCGGCAAAAGCGCCTTCGAAGAGGCTTGTCCGGTCTCGGTGTCAAAATCCGAACAGAGTTGGCAGCTGCCAATGTGCCCCCAGGCAGATTCGAACTGCCGCCCCTGCCTCCGGAGGGCAGTGCTCTATCCCCTGAGCTATGGGGGCTCAAGTGCAGGTCTACGTTACCAGCCCGCTGCCAGCCGCACGGTCGGGGCGAAACGTAGGCTGCAGCCATGACCGATGCTTCCTGGCGCGACCGGCTGCGCGCGCTGACCGTCTTCAGCGGACAATTGCCCACCTTCGACACGGATGCGGCCCCCGCCGACCCGTCTGAGCTGCTCACTCAGTGGCTGGGCTTCGCGCTCGACGCCGGGGTTTCGCAGCCCCACGCGATGACCATTGCGACCGTGAGCGCAGAGGGCGAACCATCCGCCCGCACACTCCTGCTCAAAGACGTGACGCCGGAGGGCCTCTGGTTCGCCACGCTTTCCTCGAGCCCCAAGGGTCAGGACCTCGAAGCGCACCCGCGGGCAGCACTTCTGCTGTATTGGCGAGAGCAGGGCCGGCAGATCCGAGTGGTGGGGGATGTGGAGCGCGGGTCGCGCGAATTGGCGCGAATCGACTTCCTGAAGCGCCACCCCAATGCGCGGGCGATTGCCGCGGGTGGGCAGCAGAGCCAGCCACTGCCGGCCACGGAAGCCGAGTACGAGGCCGCAGTGAGCGCGGCTCGAGAGCGGATCGACGCCGATCCGCACTATGTGCC
It encodes:
- a CDS encoding MFS transporter, with product MVLFALGGIALATWGPRLLSIRDSLNIGDGLVGLALAGVTIGSITGVALSSHVLARLGPKRAIGSAAILIATGIAIVGSGAGFAASVPATAVGFIVVGLGVGSFDVMINVQGAAVEKAADKTLMPLLHAAWSAGAVVGSGIGAAAAALSIDFVWQFLAEAALIAIVGLGATRYLHVPTAEAAPLDPSAGTSWWVRLGQSVRRLLDPRLLLIGLVMLGAELGEGTANSWLSLSASDGHGQTETIAALFFTVFAISETAARVAGGPVVDRIGRVATIRLTTAIGVVGLVIFILGGPVWLVLTGVVLWAVGVSMGFPLGMSAAAESGPNGAARVSAVASIGYLANLAGPPIIGSLSEAVGLLNAFWLVVALLAVAFIAAGSFATRPRAGISTADKDAQRLAKS
- a CDS encoding LacI family DNA-binding transcriptional regulator; translated protein: MAELAGVSRQTVTRALNDLADVKPSTKQRVIAAARTLNYRPNRAAQSLVQGRRTTVGLIIDDLSNPYFAELASILSRQAAERDWSLLLCDVGSDPIRGRAQVASMVLGVDAVLLTGCRSDTLSLLPEDVLEGAGLRIPIVMLDGPEHPRLDARVVLDLAPAMAEALHHLHGTGRRNIAFINSTEGPRDRLNLYRHYVEAMGLPGFDRPEFAGEESLDGGARAARDVLAGWPGVDALLVYNDIMAFGALKALAAAGKNVPSDIAVIGIDGLAMGRAVTPELSTLAIDKSRLASSALTALASALHDDSPQGTSSTISAVPLTLTLRHSG
- a CDS encoding alpha/beta hydrolase, whose product is MDVIFVHGALVREGAWWWRVTADLLQKRTGVLSRAVALPSCGEGDPDEAAGGLVADAEALRRELDRLGAAIVVCHSYGGTVLAEAGSHPSVSNLLYISSYLPEVGQSQGAIMSGEQNPVTVDEVSAGLIGIAGYDAVSFGARFLQDGDRSTQEEAWRRVTPQRVEAFATPTSQAGWKNIDSTYLICGDDRSTSLELQRFHAARATRFAEIPTGHHPFLTRPDLVVAQLETILAKNAA
- a CDS encoding IS256 family transposase translates to MTAPHIVDPARLLGEALTDASPDLMRSLLQTMINALLSADADAVIGAEWGKASPDRTAQRNGYRHRDLDTRAGTIDVAIPKLRSGTYFPEWLLERRKRAETALITVVADCYLAGVSTRRMDKLVKTLGIHSLSKSQVSRMAAELDEHVNEFRHRPLGDAGPFTFVAADALTMKVREGGRVINAVVLVATGVNADGRREVLGLKVATSETGPAWNTFFADLVARGLTGVRLVTSDAHRGLVEAIAANLPGASWQRCRTHYAANLMSVTPKSLWPAVKAMLHSVYDQPDADAVHAQFDRLLDYVDGKLPDAHEHLDNARADILAFTTFPEGLWQQIWSNNPNERLNREIRRRTDSVGIFPNRDAITRLVGAVLAEQTDEWAEGRRYLGLDILAKSRLTLVPDTGSEVTEPELALSA
- a CDS encoding pyridoxal 5'-phosphate synthase, encoding MTDASWRDRLRALTVFSGQLPTFDTDAAPADPSELLTQWLGFALDAGVSQPHAMTIATVSAEGEPSARTLLLKDVTPEGLWFATLSSSPKGQDLEAHPRAALLLYWREQGRQIRVVGDVERGSRELARIDFLKRHPNARAIAAGGQQSQPLPATEAEYEAAVSAARERIDADPHYVPEEWQAYLVRPVEFEFWQAARERDQLRLRYRRDGEGWIRDLLWP